From the Argentina anserina chromosome 3, drPotAnse1.1, whole genome shotgun sequence genome, the window AACCATAACTGCAATTGTATGTCTTTcttttcaagaaaaagaaaatactcTTGTTTGAGGATCTTAATATACCGGCATAGTCTCTGTGTCATATGAAAAAAGATAAGGAATAACCCTGCAAGTTGGAGAACATCGATCAGATTGCTAACAATCAGTATTTGCTATATTAAAGAATAAACCAGAGAGATACATACAAACTAATTTATATACTTTAAGGCTTAGGAACCATGATGAACCTAATAACTCCCCCAAATATTCCTATATATTCctagggtttgtagtatatgTTAAGATTTTGGTGATTTCAGCTGCAAATTTCCTCCAAAATAATGTAGAATGTACGATCCAAGATAgttagagaaaaagaagacggTGAGAGTATAACTGTCatcacaagaaaaagaagcaaGAGATCTAACAACAGCTACTTCAGGACAATGATCAGAAATCAAATCCCTGTAAGAAAATTAACGAAAAAACAGAATTCAAAGTTAACGAAACTAGATATTACCTATGAGAAGTAAATCAAATACGTAGTTCCTAGCCGCAGCCTTGTTCATGATCCTAACAAATTGCACCAAGACCATTCTGGCCTGGTTCTTTACTAACTTGGAGGGGCTCTTGAACAATATTCTCACCGTAACGATGAGAGTTAAGAATATAAGAGAACAAAGCAGCAGATCACCCATTATTATTCTTTGGGTACGAAAGTTGAATGCCTCAGAAAGCAGATCGGTGCTATGATAGGGAAAGGAATTTTCCTTTATGTATTGTggaaaaagaaacacaggtaCGTACTACTCTTTCCCTGTCATTGCGATAGGAACGGATCGGAGTACTTAACTGCTTACTGATTTGGGCTGGCTTGCCATATTGTCAGAGAGTTTTGCATTAATTCTCATGATATCAGAGGTCCTTGTTCGAATCCTCAAATTCTGACCTAAATTCGAAGGAAGTCTAACAAGTAACAAGTAACACGCTTCTGTTAACTGCTATAATATGAGCATAAATTTGTACATCATATAGGTGTTTCGGTAAGTTGAGTTCTGAATGTAGCTAGGAGCGCTACTCATACTAGTGATAATTATGTCCATAGAATCCATTATAACTATAATAACGTCACTAGTACAAATTCATAAAGcgttttaattttgattttacgaACAAAACATgtataagtttttcaaaaaaaaaattagaaaattacTTAGTGATACTAGACTacatttgaattaactaaaaacttatttttcatatttcttatacaaattaagACATAAGCTCAAGCACACaaaataagtaaaacaaaactgattaattagttaaacaaaattgattaatgcaaaaatatccaaaatacttttattttcgtgaaaattagTTAAATTACCAAATGTCACACAtagatctaacaaatttctctatcctcattttttagtttttttttcctgcaaATTTAAGTAAACCACCtgcaatttggaggtgagccattatataaagttgttccgTATGTCATgagctttcatttaagtaccatattgcatatgttttgagaaattttgaatttttgaatttttctcacaaaaaaccacagtagcagttagtttcttagttgacagtagcatatatatttatagtcgacagtagcaggtacATTCCAAGTGACAATAGCAGGTACATTCGAAGTCGATAATAGCATGTGTTTTCCAAGTTGACAATAACAACTAGTTTTTAGTTTTACAATAACAGTTAGTTTATATAACCGACAGTAGCAGATAACATTTTCATTGATAATAGCAAATACTATGGGTCAACAAAGGgaaaaaagtaaattattttatgacatgtggaAACTTGTCATCATTTGGtccttatttgtaaattttggtccttatttgttttatcaaattaagtagtgagttatttgtaaactaaattattgactggttaaaaaaatattgagaTTTCATGTTCTTGAAGAACAAAGTTTAAGTGTAGCAAGCACAGTTTAGAAACTATGataagtaattaaataaaagaacTGAAACACTAAATCTCTGAAGGTGGAGGATTGTCGATCACCAAAATATCAATTAATCTTCAATTCGTCTTCGAATATTCCTAATCTGTATCTGTTGTTATCACCATCTCCCAATCTAATTGGTTCTTCAAATTTTTGTTCTCCTCCAGTAAACGATCGTAGTCAAGAATGAGATCCATATATTGTTTCTTCACGATAGTAGCGCTGGCTTCTGCAGCATTAACTTGTACGGTCTTTGTCCCAACTTCAAATCCCAAATCCTTGTTTTCCTCAAGTAGACGATTAATATCGAGAGCCAGTTTTTCAGATAGTTCCTTCAGATGTTCGGCAGTTCTTTCCATTGAATGCAACTGATTATGATGTTGTTCAACATAGATAAACAGTTCTGCCATTTTCGTGACAACGATACAGAACAGCCCTGCAAGTGAGCACCGCGCACATTAGCAAATTTCGTTAAAGGCTTTCAAAATCTTTATTTGAACCAACAATGAACAATGTATGGTTTAAGGATCGAATCTTTTTTTATCCTAGATAAGATACATGATTGAGATTTATGACTCACAATTTACTTTTAACCTACTTCGAGCACAATCCATCAAAATTATTGTAGTAAATTAAAATATTGTTTGGAATTACAATACTACATAAAGAGGTGGTTGCTATTATTCTTGTGGATGTAAACTGAAGAGGTTACCATATTTAATAGTTTAATACATCAATCTTGAATATTCAAACATGAAGTAAAACAAAAGTACAATTTTAACATACTTAAGCCATACAAAGTTTTCAGATTGGAAGAATTGATCAATATACATGGCCTACCTATTTAGTTAGTTCAAAAACCTTTCAACAACAACCAAACCCTAACATCGAAGTTTTGCTATCTTGAAACCCTAAAATTGAAGTCTCTGTTCACACAAGAAACAGAAAGTATCGATAATTTGTGGGTTATGTATCCGTTGGAGTATGCTCGTGTAATCTAAATTTCAAATGTTCAAATTAACAGAAAAGtgaaaagtatatatatattaactccaaaatcacaaacagTTGGAGCGAagtaatagaaaaaaaaatttacccGCGAGAAGTATATCAAGAAGACGCCTATTGTCAAATATGAGCTTGAAGGCTGTTGTAGATAAAAATACTAAGTCCGACGAGAAGATAAATCTGGCGGCGTCATCAACCACCACCTTCTTCGACCAGGCTCTTACGCACAACCTTGCCCGCATCAAAAACGAAAATGTGAGAGAAACCAACCGCAGTTCGCTCAATATCAATACGAAAACTGAAGGCTccatatataacaaataacTAAACGTGTATTAGCTAGGGTTTCTCGTTAGAGGTCGATCGATGGTATCGATGAGAGTTAATATTGCAACAGAGCTTGAATGACGATAGagggaatatatattttgggGTTCACTATTCCTTGACGGATAAGTATAAAATAGAATTTGAATCCGAATAGGAAAGGATTAGACGTGATCAGTCGTGAATAGGAACAATTGTATCCTTACAGATCTCTTCCCCGCGAAAATCACGGAATGCATGCTAGCTAGCGAGCTTTGGGTTTGGCCGCTTGGGGCTGCTCATCCTTTGgttagggttttgggttttcaaCATGGTAGGTACTAGGTACGGTTTTTCCTGTAGAGATTTGCATGTAAGACCAACAATATTAATCTCgacttaaatatatattttcttggcTGAAAGATGAGTGAAAACGAGCAAAACCCCCCTAACACTCTAAtagattaaataaaataaaaagaggaGAGAAAACAAGAGAGGGTGACCAAACCAAAACCTCATACAAAACTAGTGAAATAACAAAACTATGAAAACCGAAAATGTGGGAGATCGACCCATAAAGTCACTATTACAGTGAGATAAAATAAATAGAGAAGGCACATTCCACCAAATTAGTTGAGATAATGTCGTACTGTGATTAGCTAAAGCATCTGTCATGTTATTCCACTAGgcgaaaaatatgaaaaactgAAAAGTCATTTTTGATATGTATCGCAAAAAATTAGGCCAACTAACTCAGTTGCCAGGGTAACAAGCATAGGGGATTGCAAATAGTCTAGCACAAGTGACGAGTCAACCTCTAACCAGATGTGCTTCCAATCCCAAACCTCAATAGGCAAGCTCAATAGTTGTTATAATCACCATCACCTCTGTTGCAATAGAACTTGGAATGTCAATGTTAGAAGAAAAAGCGCCGATAACATGACTGTGGTAGTCACGAAAAACGGCAAACATTCAAATTGTTCaaattttctttcatatacGTACATTATGGTACTTTATGAATTAATGGAAGTACAAAGTTTCGCTCAAATATCTTGTAGCTCTACATCTATCCAAACATGTAAAAAAGATACGCATTTTAATTTCACACTGAAATCTGTACAGTCAAAACAAATTCCTATGATCGAAAACTTAAACTTATTACTACCTCAATGTCACAATCTCCAGGGCAATGACCTCAATTGATTTTTCAGAGTTTCGTTTCCATCGAGTAGATGATCAAACTCAGCAAGATGCCCTTTTAATTGGTTCTCCTGATGTACAGTTGTCCGTCTCTCACGTTCAAATTCCAGTTGTTGTCGAACAATAACAAGTCTTGCGTCAAGAACATCAGTCTCGTGAGCCTTTGTCTCAAGTTCGGATTCTAGCTGTTTCACTCTTGTTCCCAGTATAATTATATCTTCGGTCTTTGACTCAAGTTGCGACTCTAGCTGTTTTAATTTTCTGCACAATGTAGTCTTCTCATTCATCTTTGTCCCGAGTTCAGATTCTTGCTCTTTAATTCTCTTACACAATGTAAACATCTCCTTTGCCCTTGTCCCAAGTTCAATATCTAGGTCATCGAGTCTAGCACGCAACAAGCCCAATTGGTTTTTCAAAACTTGATTTTCGTCAAGTAATTGTTTACTTTGAGCAATAGTATCAGCATCTGCATCgttaactttttttctttctaattcGAGCAATTTGATCCTTTTATCCGCCATACTCAACTCTTTTCTTCGTACATAGAGCTCTCCAACACAGCGTTGTAGCCTATCGATCATAACTGCAAGGAATAAGAAGACCCCTGCAAGTCAAGTTGGCAAATCAAATGAGTTTAGGCCATTATGGTATAAATATTTATCGGTATCTTTCAGTGGTACAGGACCAATAGagttcaaaacttcaaatagaaaaatataacCTGCGAGTGTTGCTTCAGAGAGGTGGTTCTGGTCCAAATTCGGGGTCAACATAATGTTGTAAAGACGGGGCATAATCAGCATCAGCAAGAATTCTTGTCCATCAAGTAAGAATACTGCCCTCGCCAAGGTCCTCATGAACACATCCCGTAACTTCATCACCAGCTCCATTAATGGGGTATGGAACAACAGTATCACCAAGATCAAAGTGATCGCCGATCGCAAGAATATGAAAGCAAATTGTAGCTAGAATGATGATATATGGCCTGCAGAAGTTATAATCGAGCCAGACATCAATGGAAACTTGGAAAGATGTAGGTCTCTTCAATATAATACTTGTAGTAGTATTTTGATTGGGTCTCAACTCTCAAGAAAACTAGGTAAATTGGAGTGCATGGGGAAGCATATATAGGGAAATCAAATCGAAAGCCTTAAAAGTACTTATCTCAAAGTAAAAAAATTTCTTATTCTTGTTAAATTAAAGATacatttgtaataaccctaatttttaaaacgatatttgaattgaatttaattctataagttatgaaattcaattaaaatggaattgtttgtttgcaaactttacgaaacggaaacggaaacgttccgaaaacgtttaataataaaacgttacgtttccgaacgattatatcgacttttattccgtcgatcgtttgCGAAATCtcccttcacgaaagttgtggagctcgtcgatacgagttcgtgaatatgtgacacgttcgaatcggacgttgtacgtaaaagttattaacgacggaagttagtttccgatttggaaaagggtataaaaggaaaaaactgaagggttagggtttccattttcggaaacccttcaccccgcctcccttttcccttttctctctctcctcgcgATTTTCTCcctccccgagctctctctccctcactgtcctcgccggcgatctccatCACCGTTCGACCGTGGTCTCCACCGCCTAGCGCAGGAGCACCGCACGGTCCTTCTCTGcagaccccgaggtcgacgcatCTCCTCGCGATGTCGTTAACCTCCGCGCTCCAACCCGAGACCGCAAGCATCGCGCCACCATCGAGCACCACTTCGGCGACGCAAGGGCACGGGGGAGAGCTCCACGACGCCGATCCTCTCCCTTAGAGCCCTTCGCTATCGACCCAGGGGCACCCAAGCCCTCCCCGAGGAATCGAAGCTCCACCGACGATCCGAGCGTTTCCGACATCAAATCGGAAGTTTTAACTGCGATTAAGGTATGATTTGTTGTTATTGATGGTTGGATTGTGATTGTGATGAATTTTGGGATCGAattgaggagatcggaggtgtgTGAGGAGGAagggataccgccgcctagaggcggcgcgtggaggagcgtgggaggagtaggaggcgGCCTAGGACCGCAGAGAGGAAaaggggagaaaggaggagggttttggggtggtggtgacatcacacgcgccggttttgggctcggcgcgtgggccccacgcgctgcctgccggaggtggcgcgtgtgccacacgcgccgccacgtgcggtggtgtgacagtgttttccgataggggtattttggtaatttacttaaatgtaaatgtaaattttatttattacggtaaatgtaattaaattttaccttcggtaaatgtaaatataaattactttcagtaaatgtaaaaagtaattttgtaaaagggtaatttagtaaattttatttactgaatttgtatttacatttaaatcgtacgtatacgtacagaaatacgtattaatatttatacgtacagaaatacgtattaatatttatacgtacagaaatacgtattaatatttatacatacagaaatacgtattaatatttatacgtacagaaatacgtatataatatttatacgtacagaaatacgtatatagtatttatacgtacagaaatacgtatatagtatgtatacatacagaaatatgtatatagtatttatacgtacagaaatacgtattaatttcATAGTTGTACAGTATccgggaatagtaacagtgaatagtgccaatgaacagtaacttcgtaaaaccgaaaattgttgaacagtaaccgattattactgtttcggcatttaaaggtttacgaaacgattctaaattcttttcttatcttttcaaggtgatcgttaaatcgaggaaatgaattatcttcgggaattgtggaattacgctcaagtcaataaggtgagtaaaatctcactgaattacgaatctaccctcgtggtgattcaacattttgcaagtgtgtttattaaatgaattacaacatgtatataatttagtggactacatatatacagtataatggtaataagtacatatatatatagttcattaaattacgtactgttattaattcattaaaaatagtcatttcagtgacagaaaaatttggcatgtgtatgtgattcaaatggtacgatatgatgtgagattatcgtacgtaattttcaggtgtttatgaaatatgacatgtataggatatagtggactatgtatatattgtataaatggtaaataaatacgaatatatatagtttgctatataatatactgttatgattttattgtggttatatcgtgaaagttttaaaacgtacaatatgatgtgagattattgtacgtgatttttaacattgagattgttaaaatgttgatttgtcttcggacgtgattggtacaatatgatgtgagattattgtacgtgtttggcaagtcggaacctagcctttggccgggcgaaagttacgatacagttagagctctagtctgtcagccatagtacttcatgtgaggtaacgggtggttatctactcatgagtactcagattgttttggatgttgggtagcgggtggttacccaatatcaccatagtacttcatgtgaggtaacaagtggttatctactcatgagtactcagattgttttggatgttgggtagcgggtggttatccaatatcagagtagtactgcatgtgaggtaacgggtggttatctgctcatgggtactcagattgttttggatgttgggtagcgggtggctatccaatatcagcggtgtattacgagaggggtaacagatgtgtaccagcgttcttggtacccgtattataaatgcattgggtaaccagaagggttacttaatttcctcattagcgttttatttcatatttcttgggtcaaccagatgggctgactattgactcatgagggcatttatatttgttgttttgtgatctttcgtatatattgatatgcgaactgtattgtgattttacccatacgagctataagcttaccgggtttgtgtttacaatcccggtgcaccaattcaatggtgtaggggataattccacaggtactgattagcggagattgagtgacgactccggagattcgaagtcgttcataccctgttgtggtgagatttctggcgtggatttgtgtgagaatttgagtgaatttatttgtgagatttgtgagtgatttgtgaggattattacatttccattttatgtatggattataaatttgggttgtaataattggttgtctgagttgtattgagaactcagaattgatccgctgttacactttaatgatttcgatttatttgagattattttgtgtttaacgactttagaattttgagtttttaagctcgaaactttggggtcgttacaacatTCCTTATTCTACAAGAACAATTATTTTCATGTAAACCCTTCACATCACTATACTATTGGCTTCTACAGATTCAAGTTGTTTGAGCCTCGTATCTAATATAGTCCTCTTTTTGGTGTCTTTTTCATGTGTAGAGTATAGGTTCCTGAGTCTTCTGGCCACTATAGCCTTCTCCTGCAACTGCCTCTGAAGTTGAGTTTCTACTTGTCTGAGCTTACTCAACAATGTAGTCGTTTCATAATCTATATATAGGTCCGATTGGGGTAATCAAAAAGCTTGTGGAAGACTGCATTGCTCATAAGTAATAACATTTGCCCTTCATGTACGGATGCTCAAGAGATTCGGAAAGGATAAAAAGATGGATCAAGTGATGGATAGCTCCAGGCATTCTGCCTCTGAGTCCCGCTCCAATTTATAGTAAGCTTCATAAAACGTCATGATCGAATAAGACTACGCCTTTGAAGTTAAAACAGATTTAAAATGTTCCGCAgttaaaaaaattcatctttTCTAGTGTTGTGGGAGACAACTCACAGCTATGTATTCCCTACAATCCTACTAAAAATCATCTTGCTATATCTGCCCCATAGTTACAATAAAATTCAACCATATCGAAAAAATGAAGACAAAAATACATAAAATCTAGTCAAAACACTGATATTAATCTACTACATTCAAACTGTACCACAATTTTCCAAGAAGAACTTGCTCCATTCGACTTCAACAATCAACTTCTTTTCAAGTTCACTCATCTAACAAGAAGTAACAAGCCTATTTtcgttctttcttttttctttttcacttcTCTTTTTTCTGTCCCACTTTCCCCAAACTTAAGTGTAGCAAATATATCCATCCAGTAACTCCCACACATCTAGTATATGAAGCATAAGATATCtaaagaaattaaataaaaagtcGCGAAGATGCCCCATTCCTCATGAATCTTTCTTGCTACCTGAATGTGACACTCTCCGGTCTGACTGAAATTGGTTCTTtaaattttggttttcttcAAGTAAACGGTCGTACTCGAGAAGGAAGCCTTCAGATTGTTTTCTTAGAGCATCAACATTGGCTTCTGCAGCATGAGCTTCTTTCGTCTTTGTCTCAATGTCAGATTCTAGTTGTTTGAGTCTTAAGCGTGATGCAGACATCTCATTCTCCAAGGCCTTGATCTCGTCCAAACCACCAGCTTTTCCATCCTCAGATATTCGGGTCTGCTTCTTTATGGCCTCCATGGTCTTTCTTCGTACACGGAGCTCTCTAATGTAGTGATGTATTCTGTCCATCATGAGAACAAGGAACAGAAAGAACCCTGCAAATGGTAACACAAATCGGTGAATCAATGTCCAACAAGAATACCAGTGAGAGTTATCAGAtaccatctgttacctcaatAAACATCAACATGAAACACTTTTAGTTTCTACTAAAATGAAGAAGCTGGTGCATAATAAGAATCAATGAAGACAACAAAGCAATCTGTCAGACAGGAGAGAAAGAGATATATAGAGCAAAACGTACCGAATCGATAAGCAGTAGTTTCAGGTAAATGAAAATCACATGCATATTTTAGTTTCCACAACTGGTTGGACATGATACTAACCAATTTACTAATGGCACATTGAAGACTTAGAATGCATTGTTGGCTACCAAAATGGTCTAACTCtgtataaagtataaacaaaCTACATAAGAGAGTTTAGATGATTGAAGTGTTTGTATCTGATCATCTGGCGAGCATTGTGGAATTTGAAGTTGTCAGAGTGCATATATTACAAACAGCCAGTAACTATAATAAATATGAAACCACCAACAAAGCAATTCAGATTCAACCGAATTCTCGAGGCAGGAAAACGAGCTAATATGCCACCGGAAAGTGAGAAAACTCAACAACGCTCGCTTGCCAGTTAATATCATTGATATCAAAGTTACAATCTTGATCATTCATATCACTCCCAAATTCATCAAAGCAATTAAATTTCAGTATcaaatgaaccaaaatgtcATCAATTCCAAAAACTAGAGTTCCCAACATACCCATTAGAGTGGCTTCAAGGAGATGCTTGAACATGAGGATCTGATCCGTAGGACTAAGAATCCCAACTGCATCAATTCCACTCTTCTTGATCTTCACAACACCGTAGAGGCTGGTCATCAACACCATACACACTGTTCCCGCCACCGTCTTGACCACCACAGGTCCACGTCCCCGCTTGATCTGATCGAGGCCCATTATCACAAGCTTCCTCGATGGGGTCTTGAACAAGCACGCCAGAATCAGAGCCATCTCTGAGATGATCACTATGAACAGCAGCTGAATCATCTTGAACAAAAAACAGAGTATATGTATCAATGAGTGTGTCTCACAGCTGAAAGCTTTCAGCTTTGGTATCAGAACGAGAAGAGTGTTTGTGGGTTTTTGAGATTCAGGGATGGGCCAACGGAATTAatcaaagagagaagagatggAGTGTGATAAAAGTAAAGAGAAAACAATCAATCCTCCATGTCGATGTAGGTGAACAAGTTATGTGGGTTTTTAATTCAGATGATAAACAAGGCTAATTACTGGTATTTACTGAACAATCTTATCTTTTATATTAAAGCACTCCCCAGTTGCCATTTGGAGTCATCATGTAGACCACGTTATTAGGCCGTAAAAAAATACAGGTCCTCTCGCtgatctttcttcttctttcattaTTTGCTGGAtcacttttgagttttgacagATCAGTTACTTCGGCGTGGCAACCCCATAATAA encodes:
- the LOC126787968 gene encoding uncharacterized protein LOC126787968 encodes the protein MIQLLFIVIISEMALILACLFKTPSRKLVIMGLDQIKRGRGPVVVKTVAGTVCMVLMTSLYGVVKIKKSGIDAVGILSPTDQILMFKHLLEATLMGFFLFLVLMMDRIHHYIRELRVRRKTMEAIKKQTRISEDGKAGGLDEIKALENEMSASRLRLKQLESDIETKTKEAHAAEANVDALRKQSEGFLLEYDRLLEENQNLKNQFQSDRRVSHSGSKKDS